One Hyla sarda isolate aHylSar1 chromosome 11, aHylSar1.hap1, whole genome shotgun sequence genomic window carries:
- the LOC130294986 gene encoding LOW QUALITY PROTEIN: trichohyalin-like (The sequence of the model RefSeq protein was modified relative to this genomic sequence to represent the inferred CDS: substituted 3 bases at 3 genomic stop codons) → MANLLNAIRKIIDTFHSYSSHSGPCDKLDIEEFQNLIQTQFADVIEDSDDPHTIEAILHALDQNNDGEVDFKEFLELVAKVAVAYFEALNSKRGCRICASQKGLSLQSSTSTKEQKSTGKQEIAQKEDSTQKKDHTQTQDSTQKTDLTNKQDHTIQQQDPTQKKDPTQKQEPTEKQEPTKKEEPTQKAEPTQKQEPTQKMEPTQEQDQTQEQDTKGTQKQNLIKKRDLRQKELTQKQEPPQKQEPTQKQEPTQKQEPTEKQEPTQNQEPTQKQEPTQKQEPTQKQEPTQKQEPTQKQEPTQKQEPTQKQEQTQKQEQTQKQEQTQKQEPTEKKESIQKEEPTQKKESTQKQEPTQKQEPTQKQEPTQKQEPTLEQDQTPKKDPTQKQEPTQKQEPTNKEEPTQKQEPTKEQDQTQKQDTQVTQKQDLIKKRDLSQKELTQEQDPTQKKEPTQKQEPTQKQEPTQKQEPTQKQEPTQEQDQLPKKDPMQKMEPTQKQEPTQKQEPTQKQEPNQEQDQTHKQEPIQKQYPTQKQDHTIQEQDPTQKKDPTQKKDPTQKPEPTQKPEPTQKHKPTQKQEPTQEQDQAQKQDTQETQKQDLIKEQDLSQKELTKEQEPTETQEPAQKQEPTKKQEPTQKQEPTQKQKPTQEQDQTQKKDPMQKQEPTQKQEPTQKQEPTQKQEPTKKEEPTQIQEPTQEQEDQTQKQEPTQKQEPTQKQDQTPKKDPTQKKEPTQKQEPNQKQEPTQREEPTQKLEPTQEQDQTQKQDTQGTQKQDLIKKRDLSQKELSQGQDPTQKKDPMQKQEQTQKKEPTQKQEQTQKQEPTQKEEPTQKQESTQKQGPGQEQDQTQNKDPTQKQEPTQKQEPSQKQEPSQKKEPTQKQEPTQEQEPTQKQEPTQKQYPTQKKDPTQKPEPTQKKEPTQEQEQTQEQDQTQKQDTQGTQKQDLFKKQDLSQKELTKKQDPTQKRDPTQKQVPTQKQEPTQKQKPTQKQEPTQEQDQTQKQEPTQKQEPTKKQEPTQKQDPTQKQDHTIQEQDPTQKQEPTQKQEPTQKPDQTPKQEPTQKQDPTQKREPTQKQEPTQKQEPTQKQEPTQKQEPTQEQDTQGTQKQDLIKKQDLSQKELTQEQDPNQKKDPMEKQELTHKQEQTQEQDQTQKKDPTQKSEPTQKPEPTPKPETNQKQETNQKQEPTQKQDPTQKWEPTQKQEPTQKQEPTQKLEPTQKQEPTQKQEPTQKQEPTQKQDQTQEQDTQGTQKQDLIKKQDLSQKELTQEHDPNQKKDPMEKQEPTEKQKQTQEQDQTQKQNIQGTQKQGVITKQDLSQKELTQEQGPTEKQVPIKKQEPTQKLEPTQKLEPTQKQQPTQEQEPTQKQCSALKYDLTLKQDSTPTHNPNKTEVLTSKQCLAFKQDPTQKQDNTIQEQEPTQEQDLTQEQDTQGTQKQDLIKKQDPSQKELTQEQDQTQKLEPTQKQEQTQKQEPIQKLEPTQKQEQTQKQEPIQKQEPTQKQEPTQEKGQTQKQDSQGTQKQDLIKKRDLSQKELTQEQDPTQKKDPKQKQDPTQKQEPTQKQEPTQKQEQTKKQEPTQEQEPTQEQDTKETKKQDFIKKQDISQKEFIQEKDPTQKKDPTQKPEPTQKQEPTQEQVSTQEQEPTQKQEPTQKQEQTQKQEPIQKQEPTEKQVPAQKQEPTQKQEPTRKQEPTQKQDLKQDTTPTHNPNKTEGLTSKQCLAFKQDTTQKQDHTVQEQDPTQKKDPTQKPEPTQEQDTQGTQKQDLIKKQDLSQKELTQEQEQTQKQEPTQKQEPTQKQEPTQKQEPIQKQEPTQKQEPTQKQEPTQKQEPTQEQDTQGTQQQDLIKKRDLSQKELTQEQDPTQKQKPKQEPTQKQEPTQKQEPTQKQEQTQKLEQTQKQEPTQKQEPTQKQEPTHKQEPTQKQEPTQKQEPIQKQEPTQKQEPTQRQETTQKQEPTQKQEPTQKQEPTQKQEPTQKQEPTQKQEPTQKQEPTQKQEPTQKPEPTQKQEPTQKQEPTQKQEPTQKQEPTQKQEPTQKQEPTQKPEQTQKPEPTQKQEPTHKQEQTQKQEPTQKQEPIQKQEPTQKQEPTQRQEPTQKQEPTQKQEPTQKQEPTKKQEPTQKQEPTQKQEPTQKQEPTQKQEPTQKQEPTKKQEPTQKQEATQKQXPTQKQEPTQKLEQTQKQEPTQKQEQTQKQEQTQKQEPTQKQEQTQKQEPTQKQEPTQKQEPTQKQEPIQKQEPTEKQEPTQKQEPTQKQEPTQKQEPTQKQEPTRKQEPTQKQESTQKQEPTQKQEPTQKQEPTQKQEPTQIQEPTQIQEPTQKQXLTQEQDPTQKQKPTQKQEPTQKQEPTQKQEPTQKQEQTQKLKPTQKQEQTQKQEPTQKQEPTHKQEQTQKQEPTQKQEPIQKQEPTQKQEPTQRQETTQKQEPTQKQEPTQKQEPTQKQEPTQKQEPTQKQEPTQKQEPTQKQEPTQKPEPTQKQEPTQKQEPTQKQEPTQKQEPTQKQEPTQKQEPTQKPEQTQKPEPTQKQEPTHKQEQTQKQEPIQKQEPTQKQEPTQRQEPTQKQEPTQKQEPTQKQEPTKKQEPTQKQEPTQKQEPTQKQEPTQKQEPTQKQEPTKKQEPTQKQEPTRKQXPTQKQEPTQKQEPTQKQEPTQKQEPTQKQEPTQKQEPTQKQEPTQKQEPTQIHEPTQKQEPTQNQEPTQKQEPTQKQEPTQKQEPTQKQEPTQKQEPTQKQEPTPKQEPTQKQEPTQKQEPTQKQEPTQKPEPTQKQEPTQKQEPTQKQEATQKQYPTQKQDPTQIQEPTQKQEPTKKQEPTQKQEPTQKLEQTQKQEPTQKQEQTQKQEPTQKQEQTQKQEPTQKQEPTQKQEPTQKQEPTQKQEPTQKQEPTQKQEPSQKQEPTQIHEPTQKQEPTQKQEPTQKQEPTQKQEPTQKQEPTQKQEPTQKQEPSQKQEPNQIHEPTQKQEPTQKQEPTQKQEPTQKQEPTQKQEPTQKQVPAQKEEQTQKQEPTQKQEPTQEQEPTQKQEPTQEPTQKQEPTQEQEPTQELEAQREVPHSEIHYSYGTQGIHPSHQVWTSNLIQGEQDPVKHIEHPQWHKLPSSSSSSQTPEDTRQHKVSLMSFQTEQHSAKQGSGFTSGPHKLEQHKDSSPSQNPLYLLSQQSPKLIRNRSIGQTITTESKQPDLPAETPSKPEDLQGTSSVVSPSAAVGSSEKKDTQKSSQKGFKWPWQKSNPEGSGKH, encoded by the exons ATGGCCAACCTCCTGAATGCCATCCGCAAGATCATCGACACCTTTCATAGCTACAGCAGCCACAGCGGCCCCTGTGATAAACTGGACATAGAAGAGTTTCAGAACCTCATCCAGACCCAGTTTGCGGATGTGATTGAG GATTCTGATGACCCACACACAATCGAAGCCATACTACATGCCCTCGACCAAAACAATGATGGGGAGGTGGACTTCAAAGAATTCCTAGAACTTGTGGCAAAGGTGGCTGTTGCTTATTTCGAGGCTCTTAATTCCAAGAGAGGTTGTCGGATTTGTGCATCCCAAAAAGGTTTGTCCCTACAGTCATCTACATCTACTAAA GAGCAAAAGTCAACTGGGAAACAAGAGATAGCCCAGAAAGAGGACTCCACCCAGAAGAAAGACCACACTCAAACACAAGACTCAACACAGAAAACAGACTTAACCAAT AAGCAAGACCACACAATACAGCAACAAGACCCAACCCAAAAAAAAGACCCAACGCAGAAACAGGAGCCAACCGAGAAACAAGAGCCAACCAAGAAAGAGGAGCCAACACAGAAAGCAGAGCCAACACAGAAACAAGAGCCAACCCAGAAAATGGAGCCAACCCAGGAGCAAGACCAAACCCAGGAACAAGACACAAAAGGAACACAGAAGCAAAACTTAATTAAGAAACGAGATCTCAGACAGAAAGAACTAACCCAGAAACAGGAGCCACCCCAGAAacaggagccaacccagaaacaggagccaacccagaaacaggaGCCGACCGAGAAACAGGAGCCAACCCAAAATCaagagccaacccagaaacaggagccaacccagaaacaagagccaacccagaaacaagagccaacccagaaacaagagccaacccagaaacaagagccaacccagaaacaagagccaacccagaaacaagAGCAAACCCAGAAACAAGAGCAAACCCAGAAACAAGAGCAAACCCAGAAACAGGAGCCAACCGAGAAGAAGGAGTCAATCCAGAAAGAGGAGCCAACCCAGAAAAAAGAGTCCACCCAGAAacaggagccaacccagaaacaagagccaacccagaaacaggagccaacccagaaacaggaGCCAACCCTGGAACAAGACCAAACACCAAAAAAAGACCCAACGCAGAAACAGGAGCCAACCCAAAAACAGGAGCCAACCAATAAAGaagagccaacccagaaacaggaGCCAACCAAGGAACAAGACCAAACCCAGAAACAAGACACACAAGTAACACAGAAGCAAGACTTAATTAAGAAACGAGATCTCAGTCAGAAAGAATTAACCCAGGAACAAGACCCAACCCAGAAAAaggagccaacccagaaacaggagccaacccagaaacaggaGCCAACCCAAAAACAAGaaccaacccagaaacaggaGCCAACCCAGGAACAAGACCAACTCCCCAAAAAAGACCCAATGCAGAAAATGGAGCCAACCCAAAAacaggagccaacccagaaacaagAGCCAACCCAGAAGCAAGAGCCAAATCAGGAACAAGACCAAACCCACAAACAAGAGCCAATCCAGAAACAAT ATCCAACTCAGAAGCAAGACCACACAATCCAGGAACAAGACCCAACCCAGAAAAAAGACCCAACCCAGAAAAAAGACCCAACCCAGAAACCAGAGCCAACCCAGAAACCAGAGCCAACCCAGAAACATAagccaacccagaaacaggaGCCAACCCAGGAACAAGACCAAGCCCAGAAACAAGACACACAAGAAACACAGAAGCAAGACTTAATTAAGGAACAAGATCTCAgtcagaaagaattaaccaaggaACAAGAGCCAACCGAGACACAGGAGCCAGCCCAGAAACAGGAGCCAACCAAAAAACAAGAGCCAACCCAAAAGCaagagccaacccagaaacaaAAGCCAACCCAGGAACAAGACCAAACCCAGAAAAAAGATCCAATGCAGAAacaggagccaacccagaaacaggagccaacccaaaaacaagagccaacccagaaacaagAGCCAACCAAGAAAGAGGAGCCAACCCAGATACAGGAGCCAACCCAGGAACAAGAAGACCAAACCCAGAAACaagagccaacccagaaacaggagccaacccagaaacaagACCAAACCCCCAAAAAAGACCCAACACAGAAAAAGGAGCCAACCCAAAAACAAGAGCCAAACCAGAAACAGGAGCCAACCCAGAGAGAAGAGCCAACCCAGAAACTGGAGCCAACCCAGGAACAAGACCAAACCCAGAAACAAGACACACAAGGAACACAGAAGCAAGACTTAATTAAGAAACGAGATCTCAGTCAGAAAGAATTAAGCCAGGGACAAGACCCAACCCAGAAAAAAGACCCAATGCAGAAACAGGAGCAAACCCAGAAAAaggagccaacccagaaacaggaGCAAACTCAGAAacaggagccaacccagaaaGAAGAGCCAACCCAAAAACAAGAGTCAACCCAGAAACAGGGGCCAGGCCAGGAACAAGACCAAACCCAAAACAAAGACCCAACGCAGAAACAGGAGCCAACCCAAAAACAGGAGCCAAGTCAGAAACAGGAGCCAAGCCAGAAAAAGGaaccaacccagaaacaggagccaacccaggaacaggagccaacccagaaacaggagccaacccagaaacaaT ATCCAACCCAGAAAAAAGACCCAACCCAGAAACCAGAGCCAACCCAGAAAAAGGAGCCAACCCAGGAACAAGAGCAAACCCAGGAACAAGACCAAACCCAGAAGCAAGACACACAAGGAACACAGAAGCAAGACTTATTTAAGAAACAAGATCTCAgtcagaaagaattaaccaagaaACAAGACCCAACCCAGAAAAGAGACCCAACCCAGAAACAGGTGCCAACCCAAAAacaggagccaacccagaaacagaAGCCTACCCAGAAACAAGAGCCAACCCAGGAACAAGACCAAACCCAGAAACaagagccaacccagaaacaagAGCCAACCAAGAAACAGGAGCCAACCCAG AAGCAAGATCCAACTCAGAAGCAAGACCACACAATCCAGGAACAAGACCCAACCCAGAAacaggagccaacccagaaacaagAGCCAACCCAGAAACCAGACCAAACCCCAAAacaggagccaacccagaaacaggaTCCAACCCAGAAACGggagccaacccagaaacaagagccaacccagaaacaagagccaacccagaaacaggagccaacccagaaacaagAGCCAACCCAGGAACAAGACACACAAGGAACACAGAAGCAAGACTTAATTAAGAAACAAGATCTCAGTCAGAAAGAATTAACCCAGGAACAAGACCCAAACCAGAAAAAAGACCCAATGGAGAAACAGGAGTTAACCCATAAACAGGAGCAAACCCAGGAACAAGACCAAACACAGAAAAAAGAC CCTACCCAGAAATCGGAGCCTACCCAAAAACCGGAGCCAACCCCGAAACCGGAGACAAACCAGAAACAGGAGACAAACCAGAAacaggagccaacccagaaacaggaTCCAACCCAGAAATGggagccaacccagaaacaagagccaacccagaaacaagagccaacccagaaactggagccaacccagaaacaggagccaacccagaaacaggagccaacccagaaacaggagccaacccagaaacaagATCAAACCCAGGAACAAGACACACAAGGAACACAGAAGCAAGACTTAATTAAGAAACAAGATCTCAGTCAGAAAGAATTAACCCAGGAACATGACCCAAACCAGAAAAAAGACCCAATGGAGAAACAGGAGCCAACCGAGAAACAGAAGCAAACCCAGGAACAAGACCAAACACAGAAACAAAACATACAAGGAACACAGAAGCAAGGCGTAATTACGAAACAAGATCTTAGTCAGAAAGAATTAACCCAGGAACAAGGCCCAACTGAGAAACAGGTGCCAATCAAAAAACAAGAGCCAACCCAGAAACTGGAGCCAACCCAGAAACTggagccaacccagaaacaacagccaacccaggaacaagagccaacccagaaacaaTGTTCAGCTCTCAAATACGATTTGACCCTAAAGCAAGACTCAACCCCAACACATAACCCAAACAAAACAGAAGTGCTCACTTCAAAACAATGTTTAGCCTTCAAGCAAGATCCAACTCAGAAGCAAGACAACACAATCCAGGAACAAGAGCCAACCCAGGAGCAAGACTTAACCCAGGAACAAGACACACAAGGGACACAGAAGCAGGACTTAATTAAGAAACAAGATCCCAGTCAGAAAGAATTAACCCAGGAACAAGACCAAACACAGAAACTggagccaacccagaaacaagAGCAAACCCAGAAACAAGAGCCAATCCAGAAACTggagccaacccagaaacaagAGCAAACCCAGAAACAAGAGCCAATCCAGAAACaagagccaacccagaaacaagAGCCAACCCAGGAAAAAGGCCAAACCCAGAAACAGGACTCACAAGGAACACAGAAGCAAGACTTAATTAAAAAACGAGATCTCAGTCAGAAAGAATTAACCCAGGAACAAGACCCAACCCAGAAAAAAGACCCAAAGCAAAAACAAGACCCAACACAGAAacaggagccaacccagaaacaggaaccaacccagaaacaggaGCAAACCAAAAAACAAGAGCCAACCCAGGAACAAGAGCCAACCCAGGAACAAGACACAAAAGAAACAAAGAAGCAAGACTTCATTAAGAAACAAGATATCAGTCAGAAAGAATTCATCCAGGAAAAAGACCCAACCCAGAAAAAAGACCCAACCCAGAAACCggagccaacccagaaacaagAGCCAACCCAGGAACAAGTCTCAACCCAGGAACaagagccaacccagaaacaagagccaacccagaaacaggaGCAAACCCAGAAACAGGAGCCAATCCAGAAACAGGAGCCAACCGAGAAACAAGTGCCAGCCCAGAAacaggagccaacccagaaacaagAGCCAACCCGGAAACaagagccaacccagaaacagga CCTAAAGCAAGACACAACCCCGACACATAACCCAAACAAAACAGAAGGCCTCACTTCAAAACAATGTTTAGCCTTCAAGCAAGATACAACTCAGAAGCAAGACCACACAGTCCAGGAACAAGACCCAACCCAGAAAAAAGACCCAACGCAGAAACCGGAGCCAACCCAGGAACAAGACACACAAGGAACACAGAAGCAAGATTTAATTAAGAAACAAGATCTCAGTCAGAAAGAATTAACCCAGGAACAAGAGCAAACCCAGAAACaagagccaacccagaaacaggagccaacccagaaacaggaGCCAACGCAGAAACAGGAACCAATCCAAAAacaggagccaacccagaaacaagAGCCAACGCAGAAACaagagccaacccagaaacaggaGCCAACCCAGGAACAAGACACACAAGGAACACAGCAGCAAGACTTAATTAAGAAACGAGATCTAAGTCAGAAAGAATTAACCCAGGAACAAGACCCAACCCAGAAACAAAagcca aaacaagagccaacccagaaacaggagccaacccagaaacaagagccaacccagaaacaggaGCAAACCCAGAAACTGGAGCAAACCCAGAAacaggagccaacccagaaacaggagccaacccagaaacaagAGCCAACCCATAAACAAGAGCCAACCCAGAAGCaagagccaacccagaaacaagagccaatccagaaacaggagccaacccagaaacaggaGCCAACCCAGAGACAAGAGACAACCCAGAAacaggagccaacccagaaacaagagccaacccagaaacaggagccaacccagaaacaagagccaacccagaaacaggagccaacccagaaacaagagccaacccagaaacaggagccaacccagaaacaagagccaacccagaaaccggagccaacccagaaacaggagccaacccagaaacaagagccaacccagaaacaggagccaacccagaaacaagagccaacccagaaacaggagccaacccagaaacaagAGCCAACCCAGAAACCGGAGCAAACCCAGAAACCggagccaacccagaaacaagAGCCAACCCATAAACAAGAGCAAACCCAGAAACaagagccaacccagaaacaagagccaatccagaaacaggagccaacccagaaacaggagccaacccagagacaagagccaacccagaaacaggagccaacccagaaacaagagccaacccagaaacaggagccaaccaagaaacaggagccaacccagaaacaggagccaacccagaaacaggagccaacccagaaacaggagccaacccagaaacaggagccaacccagaaacaggaGCCGACCAAGAAACaagagccaacccagaaacaggaGGCAACCCAGAAACAAT agccaacccagaaacaggagccaacccagaaacTGGAGCAAACCCAGAAacaggagccaacccagaaacaagAGCAAACCCAGAAACAAGAGCAAACCCAGAAACAGGAACCAACCCAGAAACAAGAGCAAACCCAGAAACAGGAGCCAACTCAGAAacaggagccaacccagaaacaagagccaacccagaaacaggagccaatccagaaacaagagccaaccgagaaacaggagccaacccagaaacaagagccaacccagaaacaggagccaacccagaaacaggagccaacccagaaacaagAGCCAACCCGGAAACaagagccaacccagaaacaggagtcaacccagaaacaggagccaacccagaaacaagagccaacccagaaacaagagccaacccagaaacaggaGCCAACCCAGATACAAGAGCCAACCCAGATACaagagccaacccagaaacaaT AATTAACCCAGGAACAAGACCCAACCCAGAAACAAAagccaacccagaaacaggagccaacccagaaacaggaaccaacccagaaacaagagccaacccagaaacaggaGCAAACACAGAAACTGAagccaacccagaaacaggagcaaacccagaaacaggagccaacccagaaacaagAGCCAACCCATAAACAAGAGCAAACCCAGAAGCaagagccaacccagaaacaagagccaatccagaaacaggagccaacccagaaacaggaGCCAACCCAGAGACAAGAGACAACCCAGAAacaggagccaacccagaaacaagagccaacccagaaacaggagccaacccagaaacaagagccaacccagaaacaggagccaacccagaaacaagagccaacccagaaacaggagccaacccagaaacaagagccaacccagaaaccggagccaacccagaaacaggagccaacccagaaacaagagccaacccagaaacaggagccaacccagaaacaagagccaacccagaaacaggagccaacccagaaacaagAGCCAACCCAGAAACCGGAGCAAACCCAGAAACCggagccaacccagaaacaagAGCCAACCCATAAACAAGAGCAAACCCAGAAACAAGAGCCAATCCAGAAacaggagccaacccagaaacaggagccaacccagagacaagagccaacccagaaacaggagccaacccagaaacaagagccaacccagaaacaggagccaaccaagaaacaggagccaacccagaaacaggagccaacccagaaacaggagccaacccagaaacaggagccaacccagaaacaggagccaacccagaaacaggaGCCGACCAAGAAACaagagccaacccagaaacaggaGCCAACCCGGAAACAAT agccaacccagaaacaggagccaacccagaaacaagagccaacccagaaacaggagccaacccagaaacaggagccaacccagaaacaagagccaacccagaaacaagagccaacccagaaacaggagccaacccagaaacaggagccaacccagatacatgagccaacccagaaacaggagccaacccagaatcaagagccaacccagaaacaagagccaacccagaaacaggagccaacccagaaacaggagccaacccagaaacaagagccaacccagaaacaggagccaacccagaaacaggagccaaccccgaaacaggagccaacccagaaacaagagccaacccagaaacaggagccaacccagaaacaggagccaacccagaaaccggagccaacccagaaacaggagccaacccagaaacaagagccaacccagaaacaggaGGCAACCCAGAAACAAT ACCCAACCCAGAAACAAGACCCAACCCAGATacaggagccaacccagaaacaggagccaaccaagaaacaagagccaacccagaaacaggagccaacccagaaacTGGAGCAAACCCAGAAacaggagccaacccagaaacaagAGCAAACCCAGAAACAGGAACCAACCCAGAAACAAGAGCAAACCCAGAAACAGGAGCCAACTCAGAAacaggagccaacccagaaacaagagccaacccagaaacaggagccaacccagaaacaagagccaacccagaaacaggagccaacccagaaacaagagccaagccagaaacaggagccaacccagatacatgagccaacccagaaacaagagccaacccagaaacaggagccaacccagaaacaagagccaacccagaaacaggagccaactcagaaacaggagccaacccagaaacaagagccaacccagaaacaagagccaagccagaaacaggagccaaACCAGATACATgagccaacccagaaacaagagccaacccagaaacaggagccaacccagaaacaggagccaacccagaaacaggagccaacccagaaacaggagccaacccagaaacaagTGCCAGCCCAAAAAGAAGAGCAAACCCAAAAacaggagccaacccagaaacaggagccaacccaggaacaggagccaacccagaaacaggagccaacccag gagccaacccagaaacaggaGCCAACCCAGGAACAGGAGCCAACCCAGGAACTA